One stretch of Oceanithermus profundus DSM 14977 DNA includes these proteins:
- a CDS encoding type II secretion system protein GspD — MKRLFAPLLIALAVVGLGFAQAAATRDIPKVTTPVTIVSGPKGVELDSALRAAAESAGFIYLSRDVPDRTLKLNVRDLPFNEVWDLLMKTYGDNIDNAFVDGRIIVVAPHPVVSRIVAQGGLTPQDKVEIPNAVIEVLPVRKAAGLYEALTGLFPEVTITKLDDPPALVVKGLPERIAEVKKLLKEAGVLLEGDLATLLQDEEARKREWSLAVFYLDGDGEADVKPTLQALERVAPEASFTYVPAAQALVAKGSIEELVEAKGLLDRLGLLRTRVEIERTAMRTTKVYDLGTGMKAGAAIIEKIVGKRGIVNYDEKSGYLYVYAAPEAHEEVEQAVAEFHQAVAEESQSVDPEPGSTLLYYETKRAPSYVANYIGKVLSGVELVPMDDAGLLMVVGAPDAQRKVARILDEIDRLDPKAEAEKNRAEELRRSLEPVHATYSVAYHNADALARLLTQILGAQTAMPAQEVQQGQAAEGGPTPPQSVPSLKITADPQTNTLLVYGPRKTVSSALEFAKKLDRPADQVVSRVWIQEVDRSAANELGINWQYATGKFAISVTEGVLTGGYDSGASALSALAQSIRLLEKTGRSRRLLDANTLTLNAEPTTLLSGGKLLLPKQGDTGNVDGQEGTGGTGYEEFNYGLNLELTPYTSPDGTITLDIATTVGSLPQSGPTPGSVLIPQSYAESRIRIKDGQAVILGGVISNEDRNDVSGVPILKDIPVIGALFRTTERVQSERILLIIVQSHILKAESDGAGGVELPESALPSGEYDRSSEVGEGAGMPEGALPTEPWSDRATRVAPIGGDE, encoded by the coding sequence GTGAAACGACTGTTCGCCCCCCTTCTGATCGCGCTCGCCGTCGTCGGGCTTGGGTTCGCCCAGGCCGCGGCGACCCGCGACATCCCCAAGGTCACCACCCCCGTCACCATCGTGAGCGGCCCCAAGGGCGTCGAGCTCGACTCCGCCTTGCGGGCCGCCGCCGAAAGTGCAGGCTTCATCTACCTTTCCCGCGACGTGCCTGACCGAACGCTCAAACTCAACGTCCGCGATCTGCCTTTCAACGAGGTGTGGGACCTGCTCATGAAGACGTACGGCGACAACATCGACAACGCCTTCGTGGACGGCCGCATCATCGTCGTCGCTCCCCATCCCGTTGTGAGCCGCATCGTGGCCCAGGGCGGTCTTACACCCCAGGACAAGGTCGAAATCCCCAATGCGGTGATCGAAGTCCTTCCGGTTCGCAAGGCCGCGGGGCTTTACGAAGCGCTGACGGGGCTCTTCCCCGAAGTGACGATTACCAAGCTGGACGACCCCCCTGCGCTGGTCGTGAAGGGGCTGCCCGAGCGGATCGCAGAAGTCAAGAAACTTCTCAAGGAGGCTGGCGTTCTCCTCGAGGGCGACCTCGCCACCCTTCTCCAGGACGAGGAGGCCCGCAAACGTGAATGGAGCCTCGCCGTCTTCTACCTCGACGGAGATGGGGAAGCGGACGTCAAACCCACCTTGCAGGCCCTCGAGCGGGTAGCCCCGGAGGCTTCCTTCACCTACGTGCCCGCAGCACAGGCCCTCGTCGCCAAGGGGAGCATCGAAGAGCTCGTCGAAGCCAAGGGGTTGCTCGATCGCCTTGGGCTGCTGCGCACCCGGGTTGAGATCGAGCGCACGGCGATGCGCACGACCAAGGTCTACGACCTTGGGACAGGCATGAAGGCCGGCGCCGCCATCATCGAAAAGATCGTCGGAAAGCGCGGGATCGTCAACTACGACGAAAAGAGCGGCTACCTCTACGTCTACGCCGCACCTGAAGCTCACGAAGAGGTCGAGCAAGCGGTCGCCGAGTTCCACCAGGCCGTGGCGGAAGAAAGTCAGTCGGTCGACCCCGAACCGGGCAGCACCCTGCTCTACTACGAAACGAAGCGCGCCCCCTCTTACGTGGCCAACTACATCGGTAAGGTGCTCTCCGGAGTGGAACTCGTGCCCATGGACGACGCGGGTCTCCTGATGGTCGTTGGTGCGCCTGATGCCCAACGCAAAGTGGCCCGCATACTAGACGAAATCGACCGCCTCGACCCCAAGGCCGAAGCCGAAAAGAACCGCGCGGAGGAGCTCCGTCGCTCGCTTGAGCCCGTTCACGCTACGTACTCGGTGGCCTACCACAACGCGGACGCGCTGGCCCGCCTGCTGACGCAGATCCTTGGGGCGCAGACCGCCATGCCCGCACAGGAGGTGCAGCAGGGGCAGGCGGCTGAAGGGGGCCCCACGCCGCCGCAGTCCGTCCCCTCCCTCAAGATCACGGCAGACCCGCAGACCAACACGCTGCTCGTATACGGTCCGCGCAAGACCGTGTCCTCGGCTCTGGAGTTCGCCAAGAAGCTGGACCGCCCCGCCGACCAGGTGGTTTCACGCGTCTGGATTCAAGAAGTCGACCGCAGCGCCGCCAACGAGCTGGGTATCAACTGGCAGTACGCCACGGGCAAGTTCGCCATCTCGGTTACGGAAGGGGTCCTCACCGGCGGTTACGATTCGGGCGCCTCTGCGCTTTCCGCGCTTGCCCAGTCGATCCGCCTTCTCGAGAAGACCGGCCGCTCCCGGCGCTTGCTGGACGCGAACACGCTTACCCTCAACGCCGAGCCGACCACCTTGCTTAGCGGCGGCAAGCTGCTACTCCCCAAGCAGGGCGACACCGGTAACGTCGACGGGCAGGAAGGCACCGGGGGGACTGGATACGAGGAGTTCAACTACGGCCTCAACCTCGAGCTCACCCCCTACACCTCCCCCGACGGCACGATCACGCTCGACATTGCAACCACGGTGGGCAGCCTGCCTCAGAGCGGCCCAACCCCGGGCTCGGTGCTCATACCGCAGAGCTACGCCGAAAGTCGCATCCGCATCAAGGATGGCCAGGCCGTGATCCTGGGTGGCGTCATCTCCAACGAGGACCGCAACGACGTGTCTGGGGTCCCCATCCTCAAGGACATCCCAGTAATTGGCGCGCTCTTCCGCACCACGGAGCGGGTACAAAGCGAACGTATCCTGCTCATCATCGTGCAGTCGCACATCCTCAAAGCCGAGAGTGACGGCGCGGGCGGGGTGGAGCTGCCGGAAAGCGCGCTTCCCTCAGGGGAGTACGACCGCTCCTCCGAGGTGGGCGAAGGTGCGGGCATGCCCGAGGGCGCCCTTCCTACCGAGCCTTGGTCGGACCGGGCCACCCGGGTAGCTCCTATTGGGGGTGACGAATGA
- a CDS encoding GspE/PulE family protein → MQTFRRNPSSRATKLIGILRELGLPDEVAESLTGKSPEEILQSGDVPEELRYRALAQMYGMPFVNPDETPPDQRVIGLLPNTLISSFNVFPFRLEGNELWVLTATPGDLQSLNEVRQVLSRENRRLKPAVTTPSALKRLIEQHRMRNVTTEQLRQYSETRKQQKETPAGTPKPQTDEGPIAAYVNGLIRNAILHGASDIHIEPTGDTLRVRMRIDGRLAVIDENVPPNLAPEVITRIMIMADMDIAERRIPQDGRITFRDGEHEVNLRVNTGPVKVGHKAGESQQVVMRLLPREDEIPKLEDLGFLPDVLEQFEKAASAANGLILVTGPTGSGKSTTLAAIVNEIATDERKTISVEDPVEYQIPGVVQTQVNEAAGYTFAVALRSFLRQDPDVIYVGEIRDPETASIAIEAALTGHLVFGTLHTNDAVEAVSRLEKLGVERFNLSSSLRAVLAQRLVRKVCPRCRAPHPEAERYARVMEQELGTKVDPAKITKGRGCPHCRNTGYKGRTAIHEFFVVDREIAQAIALGEDTTLLSDRAIARGMRTLRKDGYLKVLNGLTTPEEVIAASLE, encoded by the coding sequence GTGCAGACCTTTCGGCGCAATCCCTCGTCCCGGGCTACGAAGCTAATCGGTATCCTTCGCGAGCTCGGCCTTCCCGATGAGGTAGCAGAATCCTTGACCGGAAAGTCCCCGGAGGAGATCCTCCAGTCCGGGGACGTGCCGGAGGAGCTTCGCTACCGCGCACTCGCGCAAATGTACGGGATGCCCTTCGTCAACCCCGACGAAACGCCTCCCGATCAACGCGTCATCGGCTTGCTTCCCAACACCCTGATCTCGTCCTTCAATGTCTTTCCGTTCAGGCTCGAAGGCAACGAGCTATGGGTTCTCACCGCCACGCCCGGCGACTTGCAATCGCTCAACGAGGTTCGCCAGGTATTGTCGCGGGAAAATCGGCGCCTCAAGCCTGCCGTGACGACGCCATCGGCCTTGAAGCGCCTAATCGAGCAGCACCGCATGCGCAACGTAACGACCGAGCAGTTGCGCCAGTATTCGGAAACCCGCAAGCAACAGAAAGAAACTCCCGCCGGGACGCCCAAGCCCCAGACGGACGAGGGGCCCATCGCCGCATACGTCAACGGCCTGATTCGTAATGCGATCCTCCACGGGGCCTCGGACATCCACATCGAACCCACGGGTGATACTCTCCGGGTCCGCATGCGGATCGATGGCAGGCTCGCGGTTATCGACGAAAACGTTCCGCCGAACCTGGCTCCGGAGGTCATTACTCGGATCATGATCATGGCGGACATGGACATCGCAGAGCGCCGCATCCCCCAAGACGGGAGGATCACGTTCCGCGACGGGGAGCACGAAGTCAACTTGCGCGTCAACACCGGCCCCGTCAAGGTGGGTCATAAGGCCGGGGAGTCGCAGCAGGTGGTCATGCGCCTGCTGCCGCGCGAGGACGAGATTCCCAAGCTCGAGGACCTCGGCTTTCTACCTGACGTCCTCGAGCAGTTCGAGAAAGCGGCCAGCGCGGCGAACGGCCTGATCCTCGTAACCGGCCCCACAGGTTCGGGAAAGTCGACTACGTTGGCGGCCATCGTCAACGAAATCGCCACCGACGAGAGGAAGACGATCTCGGTGGAAGACCCCGTGGAGTACCAAATCCCCGGGGTCGTGCAAACGCAGGTCAACGAAGCTGCGGGATATACCTTTGCGGTCGCGCTGCGGAGCTTCCTCCGCCAGGACCCCGACGTGATCTACGTGGGCGAGATCCGCGACCCCGAAACGGCCAGCATCGCCATCGAGGCCGCGCTTACCGGCCACCTCGTCTTCGGTACCCTGCACACCAACGACGCCGTAGAGGCGGTCAGCCGCCTTGAAAAACTGGGGGTCGAGCGCTTCAACCTCAGCTCTTCGCTGCGGGCCGTACTCGCGCAGCGCTTGGTGCGAAAGGTTTGCCCCCGTTGTCGTGCGCCCCATCCCGAGGCGGAGCGCTACGCGCGGGTCATGGAGCAGGAACTGGGCACCAAGGTCGACCCAGCAAAGATCACCAAGGGCCGGGGCTGCCCGCACTGTCGCAACACGGGGTACAAGGGCCGCACCGCCATTCACGAGTTTTTCGTGGTCGACCGGGAGATCGCCCAGGCCATCGCCCTGGGCGAGGACACCACGTTGTTGAGCGATCGGGCAATCGCGCGCGGCATGCGGACGCTGCGCAAGGACGGTTACCTGAAGGTCCTCAATGGCTTGACCACGCCAGAAGAAGTGATCGCAGCGTCACTCGAATAA
- a CDS encoding MbcA/ParS/Xre antitoxin family protein has translation MLTPVKELRSKRGRYDTRRIADYLGIPLKQVAEATRVSRQLLYQHPDAPKAQARAAAIERIIADLQTLYGSPEAVRAWMKTPAPVFGDQTAWEMIRLEPQGLEAVEAYVENLKEGNP, from the coding sequence GTGCTGACCCCGGTGAAGGAACTGCGCAGCAAGCGCGGGCGCTACGACACCCGACGCATCGCCGACTACCTGGGGATCCCCCTCAAGCAGGTGGCCGAAGCAACGCGGGTGAGCCGGCAGCTCCTCTATCAGCACCCCGACGCGCCGAAGGCGCAGGCACGGGCCGCGGCGATCGAGCGCATCATCGCCGACCTCCAGACCCTCTACGGCTCGCCCGAGGCCGTCCGCGCCTGGATGAAGACGCCGGCGCCGGTCTTCGGTGACCAGACCGCCTGGGAGATGATCCGCCTCGAACCCCAGGGCCTCGAGGCGGTCGAGGCCTACGTCGAGAACCTCAAGGAAGGTAACCCGTGA
- a CDS encoding Rad52/Rad22 family DNA repair protein, whose amino-acid sequence MDWNEVRKRLKEPFPDDAISWVPVQERKDKTRAQIAPYVERWRIEERLDEVVGVENWRAEYEHVQLGPDDFKVRCRLTVLGVTKENVGEWSTLSGAYTKAFRRVAENFGVGRHVRDLEPVWVSKGKDGKYRPPKKLKGRIVTEPTEEDLAASERAPASQGRRPAAVRPPEAKPKPTADSVRAEDSRATAAAKVDPIELINQLVARLKKQGKGAAAARIITKHGGYGKTPEEQRALYGELRRLLVEDEAA is encoded by the coding sequence GTGGACTGGAACGAAGTGAGGAAGCGACTCAAGGAGCCCTTCCCCGACGACGCAATCTCCTGGGTGCCCGTGCAGGAGAGGAAGGACAAGACCCGGGCCCAGATTGCCCCCTACGTCGAGCGCTGGCGCATCGAGGAGCGCCTCGACGAAGTGGTCGGGGTCGAGAACTGGCGCGCCGAGTACGAGCACGTCCAGCTCGGGCCCGACGATTTCAAGGTGCGTTGCCGCCTCACGGTGCTGGGCGTCACCAAAGAGAACGTGGGCGAGTGGTCCACGCTTTCCGGTGCCTACACCAAGGCCTTCCGGCGGGTCGCCGAGAACTTCGGGGTCGGCCGGCACGTGCGCGACCTCGAGCCGGTATGGGTGAGCAAGGGCAAGGACGGCAAGTACCGACCCCCGAAGAAGCTCAAGGGGCGGATCGTAACCGAGCCCACCGAGGAGGACCTGGCCGCGAGCGAGCGCGCGCCCGCGTCGCAGGGGCGCAGGCCCGCGGCGGTGCGCCCCCCGGAGGCGAAGCCCAAACCCACCGCGGACAGCGTCCGGGCGGAGGACTCCCGGGCCACGGCAGCGGCCAAGGTCGACCCCATCGAACTGATCAACCAGCTCGTGGCGAGGCTCAAGAAGCAAGGCAAGGGGGCGGCGGCAGCCCGGATCATCACCAAGCACGGCGGTTACGGGAAGACGCCGGAGGAGCAGCGGGCCCTCTACGGAGAGTTGCGGCGCCTGCTGGTGGAAGATGAGGCGGCGTAG
- a CDS encoding thermonuclease family protein yields MMRNLFFVFAFLLTLSACSQAAPPSILIAGALEGPYPVTYVYDGDTIEVASQEKVRLVMIDTPESSDNQRTSDPLEIELGKKAKAALEGLLDRGGYRVYLERVGIDRYGRTLAYVYVDYQPGTAAWISKDGRAYTSLNYELVASGWAEVFVLDHDRYLPYYDAAQAKAREELLGVWAAYAQTEQEAQGLPVRIKCAVYNPAGPDAGREEIWLEVTRAVDLDGWEVGDDDGLRIPLSGQATPGTLAIRIEGRPELSNKGDTVLLWRNGEVVDRFSYEGRKGQEKACR; encoded by the coding sequence ATGATGCGAAACCTGTTCTTCGTCTTCGCCTTCCTGCTCACGCTCAGCGCGTGTAGCCAGGCGGCCCCGCCCAGCATCCTGATCGCCGGCGCCCTCGAGGGACCCTACCCGGTCACCTACGTCTACGACGGCGACACCATCGAGGTCGCCAGCCAGGAGAAGGTGCGGCTGGTGATGATCGACACCCCCGAGAGCAGCGACAACCAGCGGACCTCGGACCCGCTGGAGATCGAGCTGGGGAAGAAGGCCAAGGCAGCCCTCGAAGGGCTCCTCGACCGCGGGGGCTACCGGGTCTACCTCGAGCGCGTGGGCATCGACCGCTACGGGCGCACGCTCGCCTACGTCTATGTGGACTACCAGCCGGGCACCGCGGCCTGGATCTCGAAGGACGGCCGCGCCTACACTTCGCTCAACTACGAGCTGGTGGCGAGCGGCTGGGCCGAGGTCTTCGTCCTCGACCACGACCGCTACCTCCCCTACTACGACGCCGCCCAGGCGAAGGCCCGCGAGGAGCTCCTGGGGGTGTGGGCCGCCTACGCCCAGACCGAGCAGGAGGCCCAGGGGCTCCCGGTACGGATCAAGTGCGCGGTCTACAACCCCGCAGGCCCCGACGCCGGCCGCGAGGAGATCTGGCTCGAGGTCACCCGGGCGGTGGACCTCGACGGCTGGGAGGTGGGCGACGACGACGGGTTGCGCATCCCCCTGAGCGGCCAGGCCACGCCGGGCACGCTCGCCATTCGCATCGAGGGGCGGCCCGAGCTCAGCAACAAGGGCGACACCGTCCTGCTGTGGCGGAACGGGGAGGTCGTCGACCGGTTCAGCTACGAAGGGAGGAAGGGCCAGGAGAAGGCCTGTAGATGA
- a CDS encoding metal-binding protein: MPRGPVHESVNLTALALGVIAYHRLVPEGSAALPPGTLEGFVAGYLLGSLWITPDLDLAERKNTPRPARLWGWLRLLWIPYGRLFRHRGLSHTWVVGPITRILYLVLILEGVLYGLSLLPGMGTTLEPLTTTKWLLSPVGGAGLAGYFVAQWLHLVLDRAFEPRRRKRTPGARGRQSGAA, encoded by the coding sequence TTGCCCCGCGGGCCGGTCCACGAAAGCGTCAACCTAACGGCCCTCGCTCTGGGCGTCATCGCCTACCACCGGCTAGTGCCAGAAGGGAGCGCCGCGCTGCCCCCAGGCACCCTCGAGGGGTTCGTCGCCGGCTACCTGCTGGGCTCGCTGTGGATCACCCCCGACCTCGACCTGGCCGAGCGGAAGAACACGCCCCGGCCCGCGCGGCTTTGGGGGTGGCTCCGGCTCCTCTGGATTCCTTACGGCCGGCTCTTCCGTCACCGGGGCCTGTCGCACACCTGGGTGGTTGGTCCGATCACGCGTATCTTGTACTTAGTCCTTATCCTCGAGGGGGTTCTCTATGGTTTGTCCCTCCTTCCCGGGATGGGAACGACCCTCGAGCCGTTGACCACAACTAAATGGCTCCTCTCCCCTGTCGGGGGCGCGGGGCTTGCGGGATACTTCGTTGCGCAGTGGCTTCATCTGGTCCTGGATCGGGCGTTTGAACCTCGCCGGCGCAAACGGACGCCGGGGGCGCGCGGGCGCCAAAGCGGAGCGGCGTGA